A window of Coturnix japonica isolate 7356 chromosome 2, Coturnix japonica 2.1, whole genome shotgun sequence contains these coding sequences:
- the VCPIP1 gene encoding deubiquitinating protein VCIP135 yields the protein MSQPRQQPPPPPSPQQQPQPPPPAAAKKRERRIFSGTCPDPKCQARLFFPAHGPQGAGSIECTDCGQRHEQRQLLAVEEVTDPDLVLHNLLRNALLGVSGAGPPRRNTELVKVLGLSNYHCKLLAPILARYGMDKQTGKAKLLREMNQGDIFDCSLLGDRAFLIEPEHVETVGYGKDRSGSLIYLHDTLEDIKKANNSQECLIPVHVDGDGHCLVHAVSRALVGRELFWHALRENLKKHFEENLSHYKALFHDFIDVAEWEDIINECDPLFVPPEGVPMGLRNIHIFGLANVLHRPIILLDSLSGMRSSGDYSATFLPGLVPLEKCMGKDGMLNKPICIAWSSSGRNHYIPLVGIKGAALPKLPRKLLPKAWGVPQDLIKKYIKLEEDGGCVIGGDRSLQDKYLMRLVAAMEEVFMSKHGIHPSLVADVHQYFYRRTGVIGVQPEEVTAAAKKAVMDNRLHRCLMCGALSEHHVPPEWLAPGGKLYNLAKNTHGQLRPDKNYSFPLNNLVCSYSPAKDVLVPDYSLSSLTTCNWCHSNLVRRVREDGSVLYLDGDRTNTRSTGGKCGCGFKHYWEGKEYDNLPEAFPITLEWSGRVVRETVYWFQYESDTSLNSNVYDVAMKLVTKHFPGEFGSEILVQKVVNTILHQTAKKNPDDYTPVNIDGAHAQRAGEVQQGQELESQLPTKIILTGQKTKTLHKEELNMSKTERTIQQNIADQASVMQKRKSDKIKQEHKGQPRAVSPGAVREGPSSAPATPTKTPYSPTSKEKKIRITTNDGRQSMLTLKCTTTFLELQESIAREFNIPPYLQCIRYGFPPKELLPPKEGMEKEPVPLQHGDRIAIEILKGKEESSPPAAAHAAHAVKLDDVAVTSKIASRELQEQVDKEMYSLCLLATLMGEDVWTYAKGLPQLFQQGGVFYSIMKKTTGLVDGKHCTFPHLPGKNFVYNAAEDRLELCVDAAGHFPIGPDVEDLVKEALSQVRAEATSRSRESSPSHGMLKLGSGGVVKKKSEQLHNITAFQGKGHSLGTASGSQQHDQRAREAPLLRKHSTETDFSPAKIEPSVFPAASGKSELIRIAPGVVTMRDSRQLDPTLIETQRKKLQEMISSIQASMDRHLRDQNTEQSASVDVSQRKVEAASSTAKTGSFQAGLPESFSAPGGTEHLNTESAGDNMVNSVGATFPARSKAQKGNSVEELEEMDSQDAGIANVTEPMDHS from the exons ATGTCCCAGCCCCGGCAGCAGCCGCCACCGCCGCCGTCTCCTCAGCAGCAGCCGCAGCCGCCGCCTCCGGCCGCCGCCAAGAAGCGGGAGCGGCGCATCTTCTCGGGCACCTGCCCCGACCCCAAATGCCAGGCGCGGCTGTTCTTCCCGGCCCACGGGCCGCAGGGCGCCGGCAGCATCGAGTGCACGGACTGCGGGCAGCGGCACGAGCAGCGGCAGCTGCTGGCGGTGGAGGAGGTGACGGACCCCGACCTGGTGCTGCACAACCTGCTGCGGAACGCGCTGCTGGGCGTCAGCGGCGCCGGGCCGCCCCGCAGGAACACCGAGCTCGTCAAGGTGCTGGGCCTCTCCAACTACCACTGCAAGCTGCTGGCCCCCATCCTGGCCCGCTACGGCATGGACAAGCAGACGGGCAAGGCCAAGCTGCTCAGGGAGATGAACCAGGGAGACATCTTCGACTGCTCCCTGCTGGGGGACCGCGCCTTCCTCATCGAGCCGGAGCACGTCGAGACCGTCGGCTACGGCAAGGACCGCTCTGGCAGCCTCATCTACCTGCATGACACCCTGGAGGACATCAAGAAGGCCAACAACAGCCAGGAGTGCCTCATTCCCGTCCACGTGGATGGAGACGGTCACTGTTTGGTCCACGCGGTCTCGCGGGCGCTGGTGGGCAGGGAACTGTTCTGGCACGCTTTGCGAGAGAACCTGAAGAAGCATTTTGAGGAGAACCTGAGCCACTACAAGGCGCTCTTCCACGATTTCATCGACGTGGCCGAGTGGGAGGACATCATAAACGAGTGCGACCCGTTGTTTGTTCCTCCGGAAGGTGTGCCCATGGGCCTTAGGAATATTCACATCTTTGGCCTGGCCAATGTGCTTCACCGCCCTATCATCCTGTTAGACTCGCTGAGTGGAATGCGAAGCTCCGGAGACTATTCAGCAACATTCCTCCCTGGTCTGGTACCCCTAGAAAAATGTATGGGAAAAGATGGCATGTTGAACAAGCCCATCTGCATTGCCTGGAGTAGTTCGGGACGTAACCATTATATTCCTCTGGTTGGAATAAAAGGTGCTGCTTTACCTAAACTGCCTAGGAAGCTCCTGCCTAAGGCCTGGGGGGTTCCACAAGACCTCATCAAAAAGTACATCAAGTTAGAGGAGGATGGTGGTTGTGTTATCGGAGGAGACAGAAGCTTGCAAGATAAGTACTTGATGAGGCTGGTTGCTGCAATGGAGGAGGTTTTCATGAGCAAACACGGTATTCACCCCAGTCTTGTAGCTGATGTGCATCAGTATTTCTACAGAAGGACTGGGGTAATAGGAGTCCAGCCCGAAGAAGTCACGGCAGCTGCCAAAAAAGCAGTGATGGACAACCGCCTTCACAGGTGCCTGATGTGTGGAGCCCTTTCAGAGCATCACGTGCCTCCAGAGTGGTTGGCTCCAGGGGGGAAACTGTATAATCTGGCAAAAAATACCCACGGTCAGCTACGGCCTGACAAAAATTACAGCTTTCCCCTGAACAATTTGGTGTGTTCTTACAGCCCTGCAAAGGATGTGCTGGTACCAGACTACAGCCTGAGTAGTTTGACTACGTGTAACTGGTGTCACAGTAACTTAGTGCGTCGTGTCCGAGAAGACGGCTCTGTTTTGTATTTGGATGGAGACAGAACTAACACTAGGTCTACAGGTGGCAAGTGTGGCTGTGGATTCAAGCACTACTGGGAAGGTAAAGAGTACGATAACCTCCCTGAAGCATTTCCCATTACTCTGGAGTGGAGTGGAAGAGTGGTGAGAGAGACAGTCTATTGGTTTCAGTACGAAAGCGACACCTCTCTGAACAGCAACGTGTACGATGTCGCCATGAAGCTCGTCACCAAGCACTTCCCTGGTGAGTTTGGTAGTGAGATTCTTGTTCAGAAGGTCGTCAACACGATACTGCATCAAACTGCCAAAAAGAACCCCGATGATTATACCCCTGTAAATATCGATGGTGCTCACGCCCAAAGAGCTGGGGAGGTACAGCAAGGACAAGAGTTAGAGTCGCAACTTCCAACCAAAATTATTCTGACCGGACAGAAGACAAAAACTTTGCACAAGGAGGAGTTAAATAtgagcaaaactgaaagaactATTCAGCAGAACATTGCAGACCAGGCCTCTGTGATGCAGAAACGGAAAagtgacaaaataaaacaagagcaCAAAGGGCAACCGAGGGCTGTGTCTCCGGGGGCTGTTCGTGAGGGGCCATCATCTGCACCTGCTACACCAACCAAAACCCCGTATTCACcaacatcaaaagaaaagaaaatccgGATAACAACAAATGACGGGAGGCAGTCCATGCTTACCCTGAAGTGCACTACCACTTTCTTGGAACTACAGGAAAGCATAGCTAGAGAGTTTAATATTCCTCCGTATTTACAATGTATTCGCTACGGCTTTCCTCCTAAAGAGCTCTTGCCTCCCAAAGAAGGCATGGAAAAGGAACCCGTGCCTTTGCAGCACGGTGACAGAATTGCCATAGAAATCCTGAAAGGTAAGGAGGAGAGCAGCCCGCCCGCTGCAGCCCACGCAGCCCACGCCGTGAAACTCGACGATGTGGCAGTGACCAGTAAAATCGCATcgagggagctgcaggagcaggttGATAAGGAGATGTACTCTCTGTGTCTTCTAGCGACGCTGATGG GAGAAGACGTCTGGACTTATGCAAAGGGGCTCCCTCAGTTGTTTCAGCAGGGTGGAGTATTCTACAGCATAATGAAGAAAACCACAG GTTTGGTTGATGGCAAACACTGTACTTTTCCACATTTGCCTGGTAAAAACTTTGTGTACAACGCAGCAGAAGATCGATTAGAGCTGTGTGTGGATGCTGCTGGGCACTTTCCTATTGGTCCTGATGTCGAAGACTTGGTTAAAGAGGCCTTAAGTCAAGTGCGAGCAGAAGCTACTTCACGGAGCAGAGAATCAAGTCCATCTCACGGAATGCTGAAGCTGGGTAGTGGTGGAgtagtgaaaaagaaatctgaacagCTACATAACATAACTGCATTTCAAGGAAAGGGCCATTCGCTAGGAACTGCATCTGGTAGTCAACAACATGATCAAAGAGCCAGGGAAGCACCACTTTTAAGAAAGCATAGTACAGAAACAGACTTCAGTCCTGCTAAAATTGAGCCTTCTGTATTCCCAGCTGCTTCTGGTAAGAGTGAGCTGATCCGAATAGCTCCTGGAGTTGTGACAATGAGAGACAGCAGGCAGCTCGACCCTACTTTGATtgagacacagagaaaaaagttGCAGGAGATGATCTCTTCTATTCAGGCTTCAATGGATAGACATTTGCGGGATCAGAATACAGAGCAGTCAGCATCAGTTGATGTATCTCAAAGAAAAGTAGAGGCAGCGAGTTCAACTGCTAAAACTGGGAGCTTTCAGGCTGGCTTGCCTGAATCGTTTTCTGCACCGGGTGGTACTGAACACTTGAATACCGAGTCAGCTGGTGATAACATGGTGAATTCTGTGGGAGCAACTTTCCCTGCAAGGTCTAAAGCACAAAAGGGAAATTCTGTTGAGGAGCTTGAGGAGATGGATAGCCAAGATGCAGGAATTGCTAATGTAACTGAGCCAATGGATCACTCTTGA